The segment AATCCACCGAAAATGGGAGCGCAACGACACCCGCTCATACGACCTGATTTCAGATCGCATCGAATCGGAGTTTCTCTTGTTCGGGCCGACTGAGGAATAGGTTCTCGAAGGAGAGAGGGGAGGCCAGCTATCTGAGCTTGTAACTCAGAAGCGCCCAGGGGCACTTGTCACTGGCCAGTGCAACCATCGTGATCTTAGCATATTCGCTTTGGATATTCGGCTCGCGTGCCCCACGAGCAGTTCCTTTCCGTCGACTAGAATCGATGCTGCATGACCGGAATTCGCTCCGGTCTCCAGAGAGTCACGGTTTCACGAGGATCGCCCAGCCCATGGCCGAATTCCGGCATCCCCTTTCCTTCGGCGTCGTCATCGCCCAGCATCAATACACCTGGCCTGAGCTGGTTTCCCAATGGAAGCTGGCAGAGGAGCTTGGCTTCGATTCGATCTGGCTCTTCGACCATTTCATGGCGCTCTATGCCGATCCGGACGGTCCGTGCCTCGAGACGTCCACCCTCCTCTCTGCGCTGGCGTTGGAGACGAACCGCGCCAGGATCGGCGTGCTGGTCTACGGCAACACACACCGGCATCCGTCAGTGCTGGCCAAAGAGATCGTGACCGTCGACCACATCAGCAAGGGACGCGCGATTCTGGGTATTGGCGCAGGGTGGAATGAGCGAGAGCACCGCGCATACGGGATCCCCTTCCCGTCCGCCGGCGACCGGGTGGACATGCTCGACGAAGCGCTCCAGATCATGGAATCGCTCTTCACCGAAACACGCACAACCTTCCATGGCCAGCATTACGATCTGGTGGATGCGCCCTTTGCCCCCAAGCCGGTGCAGCAGAAGCTGCCGGTGCTCATCGGTGGCAAACGCCCACGCATGCTCAAGGTCATCGCCCGTCACGCCGATCTCTGGGATACCGGCAACGATCCGGAAGGCATCCGGGAAGGGCTGGCGCAGATCCAGGCGCATTGCCGGGAGATCGGCCGCGATCCCGGCGAGATCGCGGTTTCTTCCAGTTTCGGCGCAGACCGGCTGGAACACGGCGACAGTTTCGAAGACCTCATCCGCACCTATCGCGCCGCCGGCACCAGCCAGTTTCTCTTCGACTTCCCCCTGGGAGGAGAAGGACTGGAATCGGCCAAGCGCCTGGCCACCGATGTCATGCCGCGCTTGCGTGACGAACTCGCCTGAACGCTGGAAGGACACCAATCCGCGACATGGACTCGCAAACGACTACCAACGACCGCCCGATCGAGCTCGTTACCTTCGATCTTTATGACACGTTGATCGAATTGCATCCCAAACGCTGGGAGCGCTTGCAGCGCGCGCTTCGCCGCATCGGCATCGAGTCCGATCTGGAAGCCCTGCGCCAATCCGATCTCATCGCCGAGGACTACTTCACGATCGTCAATGGAGCAATTCCGATTCGCGACCGGCCACCCGCCGACCGTGAGCGGATCCGGCTCGCATATATGAACGTCTGGCTGGAAGCCGCCGGCATCCCGCACGATGAGCTGGTGGTGCGCGAAGCGCGGCAACACTACCTGGCCGAATACGAAACGCCAGCGGTCGAGGATTCTCCCTTCGGCGGGTATCTCGTGTTCCGTGATGTGATGGACGCCACCTCCCGCTTGCGCGAGGCTGGCATCAAGACAGCCATCATCTCCAATGCCGATAGCGATGTCACCGCTCTCTGCCGGCATCTCGAGTTTGCCGAAGGCATGGATCTCATCGTGACCTCGGCGTTGATCGGCTATGAAAAGCCGCATATCAACACCTTCCGGGCGGCATTCGAACCGCTCGGCGTCGACCCCGCGAACACGCTGCACATTGGCGACCAGCCGAAGTCTGACGTGGTCGGGGCGCTGAATGCGGGGATGCGCGCGGCGCTGATCGATCGCTACGAACGCCACGATCCGTCCCTGCATGACGTTCCTATCTTCGTCGGACTCGATGCGCTGGTCGATCATGTGTTGGCGATCAACGAACAGGCGGCGGTGGCGTCGTGACCGTGATCGAGCTGCTCTCGGTCAATGTGGCGCTCCCAGGCTATCTCTGCGAACGGCATGGCCAGATGATCGAAAGCGGGATTCGCAAGCGCCCCATTTCGACCGAAACCGTAACCGTCTCCGAGGTCAATATCGACGGTGACGGCCAGGGCGACCTGGTGGCTCATGGCGGTCCAGAAAAGGCCGTCTACGGCTACCCCTCCGAGCATTGGCCACGCTGGACCGAGGAGATGAGCCCGGCGCTTCCCTACGGCCCGGGATCGTTCGGGGAAAACCTGAGTCTGAAGGGGATACTGGAGGACGAGGCCTGCATCGGCGATATCTGGCGTTGGGGCGATGTGCGGCTGCAAATCTGCCAACCGCGCTACCCCTGTTACAAGCTCGCCGAGGTGCTCCAGCGGCCGAACGTGGTCAAAGCCATGGTCGATAATGGCCGCACTGGCTGGTACTTTCGCGTGCTCACCCCCGGGACGGCGCCCAACGGCGGAACGCTCGAACTGGAAGCGCGCGATCCAGCCGCAGTCACCGTGGCGCTGGCCCATGCCGCCCGGCTTCCCGGAGCGGACCGCGCGCTGATCGAACGCGTTGCCGCGGTGGATGCGCTGTCGAAGGTCGTCAAGCAGTCGCTGGCCGAAGCGCTGTCATCCTGACCAGAACGCGAGCAATCCGACGACTCGTTCGGCACACACCTGGCGCTACCGTTTCCTTGCCGCATCGTCCATGAGAGAATGAAGCCCTCGAACCACGTACACGGAGGTGAGCGGCGATGACGGATTTCATGCGAAGGATGCTGGCGGTCGTCATCGTGCTCGCGGCGGTTGTGCCTGGGCTCGCAGTGACCGCCGCGCCGGCGATGGCGCAGTCGGGATTGGATGGCGCGGCATGTTGGCCGCAAGGGGCGCTGACCGGGGTCTCCGGCGGCCAGATGACCTGGTCGCAGGCGCCGGCAACCATCATCGATCCGGCGCAGTCGTATCAGGCGTCGATGGAAACCACCGCGGGCGCTATCCTGATCCAGCTCGACCCGGTCAACGCGCCGATCGCAACCAACAACTTCATCTGCCTGGCGCTCGCCGGCTACTACACCGGCACCGATTTTCACCGCATTTTCGCCGGATATCTCATCCAGGGCGGCGATCCGAGCGGCTCTGGCGCCGGCAACCCCGGCTACTACATTCCCTCCGATCCCACCGTGGGCCAATATCCTGTTGGCTCTGTGGCGATGGCCAACGCCGTTCCGAACCAGAATGGCTCCCAGTTCTTCATTGCCGCGACCGACCTGACCGACCAGATCCCTGCCGAGTATCCGGTCTTCGGACAAGTCATCGGCGGAATGGAAGTGGTCACGGCGATCTCACAAGGCGCCGTGCAAGCGCAACCGGACGGTGAGCAATCGAAACCGGTCGATCCGGCGATGGTGCTGAGCGTCACGATTCAGACCGGCGCGGGAACAACCAGCCAGGTCGGCCCCGTCATTGCGGCGGCGACGCAGACACCAGCAACGGCCGCTCCGCCACCTCCGGCGCCACCCACTGCTACCCCGCCGCAACCATCCGCGTCCACCGATGCGCAGGGGCGTCCAGGCAGCTCGACCAACACAACGACCGTGACCGGCACGACGCCTACGGGGGACACCGGTTGCGCTGGTCTGGACGATTACAAAGCCGCATTCGAGGAGAGCTATACCACCGCGGCTATTGCCAATCCGGAGGCGCTTGCCGTTCTCCTCGAAGCGCAAAGCAACCCGGAAACCCAGAGTCTCTTCGAGGACCTCACTCCAGAAGAAGCGACCGCGCTCAGCGGGTTCTACGGCTCGCTTGCCGATTCGGTCGCGGCTATCACGCCGCCCGCGTTCGCGGCAGAGTGGCACATGGTGCAGATCGAGATCTTCCGCGCGTTGAGTGAGTTCACCGCGAACATCGCGTCACAGGGCTTGATGCTTGCCTCGATGCAGGCGTCGACCACCATGAACGATCTGCTGGAGCGCAGCGACGCTGCCGCGATCGCAGCCGAGGCGATCTGTCCGGGATTTGCCGCCTGGGCCGCGGGCGAAGAGGTCGAGTGATCCTCCTTCCCCTGAATGGCTCCGATCTGGGAGAATCGGCGCGATGAAATAAGCGGTTTTCATAGGAGAGGAATCGAACAGATGCTAAGACGATTGCTGATGACCGGAATCGCCCTGATGGCGATGCTTGCCGGATCGATCATCCTGCCGGGGAACGCAGCGCCTGGAGAGGCATTGGCGCAAACCGATGATTGCACTGGTTTGCAGGCATGGTCGCAAGCCTACCTGGCGGAAGAGCAGCGCTATTTCGACGAGCTGGCCGCAGTCGTCGACATCAGCGATCTGCGCGCCCTGGCCACGGCCACCCCGCAACAACTCAACCAGATCGTCGAGCTGATCGAAACGCATCTCAAGAACATGGACAAGATCGACGCGCCCGCGTTCGCCGCGAACTGGCAACGCGCCAATATGGAGTCGCTCGATCTTGCCCAGGCGCTCTTTGCCGACGGAGCGTTGAACGGGATCTTCACCATCCTCGTCGATTACTACGACCAGTCGCTTCGCTCCGACCAGGAGATCGCCCAGGCGCGGCTCGACGCCACGGTGGCGTGCGCCGACTTCGACACGTTTGCCACCCAGGTAGACATGATCGATGGCGAACTGGACGACCCGGTGCCCGGGTTCGCATCCTGGTCGAGCTGCGAGGGACTGGACGAACTGGGTATTGCCATCGATCGGGCCAACCTGCAAGCGCTGGTCGAAGTCCCGGCGGCGCTCACCCCGCTGGCCGAATTCGGAGGAGACTGGGATGTCGATCCCTCGATCCAATGGAACCAGTTGCAATTCATGAGCCTGGCCGACTACTACGAAGCGGTGTCGCGCATTCTGGACCAGACGCCGGCGCCGGAATATGCGCAAGCGTGGTTCCAGAGCCTGATCGCCTTCAACCGCGCGGTTGGGGAGATCATTCGCACTGGGTACGAGCACGGCGGCATCATGGCGGCCAGCACCGCGAATTCCGACATGCTGGCGGAGGTGACCGCTGCCAACGAGGCCGCCATCCAACAGGGTCAACAGGGGTGCATGACCTTCCTGGACTTCGTCGAATACTACGGCTAGTCGTTCGGGGACGGGCATCGGCGGTCGAACCGTTGCGTCGAGGCAGGAATGGCAACAGCGAAACGATTCGACGATGTGCCCATGCAGAACACGCTCGACGACGTGCCGCCGATCTCGGCCGAGGAGATTCGCGGCCGGCAACAGCGCGCGCGTGAGAAAGCCTCGGCCGCGGGATTGGACGGGTTGCTGGTGGTTGGCCGCTCGTTCTATGACCGGCCCGGCGACCTGGCGTACCTAAGCGGGCACTTTCCTCCCTTCCCCACCACGGTCTTTTCCGAAGGGAACCGGGGCATGGGGCACGCGATGCTGCTCTTGCCGGTGGTTGGCGAACCCGTCTTGCTGACCGACGCGCGCAAACACCGCCCCGATCTGGTGGTGGTCGACGATGTGCGCGCCGCTGGCGATCTGGGACTTGGGCTGATCGATCTCCTGAAAGAGACCTATCTGGAAGACGCCAATATCGGCCTGGTGGGCGATGACATTCTGCCGGCCGCGATCGACCGGCAATTGCTGCGCGAGCTACCCGGGTTGACGCTCGATCCGGAGCCGAACATCGTCGCCGAGATGCGCGCCATCAAGAGTCCGGGCGAACTCGACCTGCTGCGCCGGGCGGCACGCTGCGCCGATGCCGCGTTGATGACCGCCAATGCCATGATTCGGCGTGGCGGTGTGACCGAGCGCGAAGTTTGCGCCGAGGCAATCGCCGCGGCTATGCGCGCCGGGGCCGATTTCGTGCGCTATTTCCGGGTGCACTCTGGTCCGTGGTCGGCGTTCGGCTCTCGCTGGCCACAGGCCATGGACCGGCGCATCGAACCGGGAGAGATCGTGGCGTTGGACGCCATCGGCGCCTACCAGGGCTATGGGTTCGACGTGAACCGCACGACGGTTTGCGGCGACGCGAGCGCCGAAACCCGCCGCCTGCTGGAAACCACCCTCGAAGCGACCAACGCGGCGGTGGAGCAGATTCGTCCAGGAGTGGCGGTTTCGACCGTGGTGGACGCCGCGGTCGAGGTCATGCAGCGCGGCCGGTATGGCGATTACTTCGCTGGCATGATGGGCCACGGCATCGGGCTGGAGACGGTCGAGCTTCCTTATCTCAAGGTCGGTGAACCCACCGTACTCGAACCGAACATGGTCCTGTGTGTGGAACCCGGCCTGTTCATTCCCGAAGTCGCGGGCGCCGCCATCGAACAGGAAGTGGTGGTCCACGCCATCGGACCGAGCGAGATCATTACCCCCACCCCACCGAACCTCTGGGAGTGGGACTGAAACAGGCACCGGCGTACAGGGTCCGGTGTCCAGCGCACGCGGAGGCACTGAATTCGGCCCGCTCGGTTCATTCGACACTGGACCCTGGACCGTCACCTGCCAGGAAGGAGCGCATCCAATGATCCATATCGATGGCGAACGGTTGAACGCGTCGTTGCAGGAGCTGGCACGGATCGGGGCGACCGATGGCGGCGGCGTGACGCGCCTGACGCTTTCCGACGAGGACAAGGCGGCCCGCGATCTGCTGGCGCGCTGGATGACCGAGGCCGGGCTGACTGTGCGGATCGACGATCTGGGCAACATGTCGGGGATTCGTCCCGGCATCGAGGATGCGCCGCCGGTGTACATGGGTTCGCATATCGACACCGTCGTGCGCGGGGGACGATACGACGGCGCGCTCGGGGTGATGGGCGCCCTGGAAGTGATCCGCACGCTCAACGATCACAACGTTCAGACCCGCCTGCCGGTGGCGCTGGTGAACTGGACGAACGAGGAAGGCGTGCGCTTCGAACCGGCCACGCTCTGTTCCGGCGCGGTCGCGGGAGCGTTTACGCGCGACTTTGCCTATGGCATCCGCGACCGCAACGGACTCATCTTCGGAGAGGAACTGCAACGCATCGGTTACAAAGGTGACGAGTCTCTGCGCCCGTTACCTGCCAGCGCATACCTGGAACTGCACATCGAGCAAGGGCCAGTGCTGGAATCGGTCGGCAAACCCGTAGGGGTTGTCGGCGGCATCGTTGGGATCATTTGGAGCGAGGTCGTGGTCACCGGGCAATCGGACCATGCCGGCCCCTCGCCCATGCCACTCCGCAAGGACGCGCTGATGGCCGCGTCCACCATGATCTCCTCGATCGAGCGGCTCGCCCTCGACCGGGACGATATCACGGTGGCGACCGTCGGCCGGATCAGGGTGGAACCAGACACCATCAACACGATTCCGGGGAGAGCCGTCTTCAGTGTCGATTTCCGGCATCCGGACGGCGAGACGATCGACTCTCTCTCCCGCGAGCTCGGCAAGCTGGGTGAGACTGTCGCCCGCAACCGGGGAGTCGACATCACCGTCGAGCGAATCTGGACCAGTGATCCCACCCCGTTCGATCCAACCGTGATCGCCGCAATTCGCACCGGCTGTGAATCGCTCGGGCTCCCGTACGAAGAGCTTTGGTCGGGGGCGGGGCACGACGCCAAACACCTGGCCGATCTGGTTCCCACGGGCATGATCTTCGTCCGCAGCGCAGGCGGCGTCAGCCACGCGGAGATCGAGTATTCGACACCGGAAGACATCACCGCCGGCGGCGACGTCCTGCTGCAGGCGGCACTCGCGCTGGCGGGATAGTTTCGGAGGCCTGAGCTTAATGGTCCGAGACCTGCGACAGAGGAAGCGCTGGTAACGCCGCGCGCTTCAGTCGACGGTGCGACCCGTTCCCATCGTCCACGGACCAACCGTACTCCACCCGACGCAGCGCCTGTTGCGCACGACACCACTTCGATGCGAGTGGATCCCTATCGTCGAGACAGGCGAACTTCGCCGGAAATGCCTTCCGGAGCAATCCGGGTAACGACAAGGAGACGACGATGGGCAATCACTACGCTTCCGGTGTGAAAGGGAACATCCACGTGGAACTGGCGCGTCCCTGGTGGTGGGACCTGATCGTAGGTCCACCCTCTTCCGACCAGATCCATCTCTATGTGCAGACGCTCTGCGAGCGCTATCCGTGGCTTTGTCAGGACACGCTTCCCGTCGACTGGGACAAGTTCCCACCAGACCCGCGCGAGCTCACCACGCTGGTAACGGTGGCGGGGTTGATCGGTATCGATGGCTACCCGAACCCCGATGGCACCGGACCGGATCCCGATGGACCGATCGGCCCGATCATGCACGATCTGCTGGTCTCGCTCGTTGCTGGGCAGTTGGCCATGGGAATGGCCGATCGCGAACTGGCGACCAATCTGCAGATGGTCGCCGGAAAAACGGCCCAATTCAGCGCACGCCGGCTCCAGGAGGTTTCCGGCTAAGCGAACCGCGACAACGCATCGTGCCCACGACGCGGGCCGGACGGGAGCATTCCCGTCCGGCCCGTGGCATGCAACGAGGTCGAGTTACGCAGCCGGGGTGGCGATGCCGTCGAAGCGGACCAGCATACCGGCCGGGGCATCCGGCGCGGAAAT is part of the Thermomicrobiales bacterium genome and harbors:
- a CDS encoding HAD family hydrolase, coding for MDSQTTTNDRPIELVTFDLYDTLIELHPKRWERLQRALRRIGIESDLEALRQSDLIAEDYFTIVNGAIPIRDRPPADRERIRLAYMNVWLEAAGIPHDELVVREARQHYLAEYETPAVEDSPFGGYLVFRDVMDATSRLREAGIKTAIISNADSDVTALCRHLEFAEGMDLIVTSALIGYEKPHINTFRAAFEPLGVDPANTLHIGDQPKSDVVGALNAGMRAALIDRYERHDPSLHDVPIFVGLDALVDHVLAINEQAAVAS
- a CDS encoding MOSC domain-containing protein codes for the protein MTVIELLSVNVALPGYLCERHGQMIESGIRKRPISTETVTVSEVNIDGDGQGDLVAHGGPEKAVYGYPSEHWPRWTEEMSPALPYGPGSFGENLSLKGILEDEACIGDIWRWGDVRLQICQPRYPCYKLAEVLQRPNVVKAMVDNGRTGWYFRVLTPGTAPNGGTLELEARDPAAVTVALAHAARLPGADRALIERVAAVDALSKVVKQSLAEALSS
- a CDS encoding peptidylprolyl isomerase — its product is MTDFMRRMLAVVIVLAAVVPGLAVTAAPAMAQSGLDGAACWPQGALTGVSGGQMTWSQAPATIIDPAQSYQASMETTAGAILIQLDPVNAPIATNNFICLALAGYYTGTDFHRIFAGYLIQGGDPSGSGAGNPGYYIPSDPTVGQYPVGSVAMANAVPNQNGSQFFIAATDLTDQIPAEYPVFGQVIGGMEVVTAISQGAVQAQPDGEQSKPVDPAMVLSVTIQTGAGTTSQVGPVIAAATQTPATAAPPPPAPPTATPPQPSASTDAQGRPGSSTNTTTVTGTTPTGDTGCAGLDDYKAAFEESYTTAAIANPEALAVLLEAQSNPETQSLFEDLTPEEATALSGFYGSLADSVAAITPPAFAAEWHMVQIEIFRALSEFTANIASQGLMLASMQASTTMNDLLERSDAAAIAAEAICPGFAAWAAGEEVE
- a CDS encoding LLM class flavin-dependent oxidoreductase, which encodes MAEFRHPLSFGVVIAQHQYTWPELVSQWKLAEELGFDSIWLFDHFMALYADPDGPCLETSTLLSALALETNRARIGVLVYGNTHRHPSVLAKEIVTVDHISKGRAILGIGAGWNEREHRAYGIPFPSAGDRVDMLDEALQIMESLFTETRTTFHGQHYDLVDAPFAPKPVQQKLPVLIGGKRPRMLKVIARHADLWDTGNDPEGIREGLAQIQAHCREIGRDPGEIAVSSSFGADRLEHGDSFEDLIRTYRAAGTSQFLFDFPLGGEGLESAKRLATDVMPRLRDELA
- a CDS encoding Zn-dependent hydrolase; its protein translation is MIHIDGERLNASLQELARIGATDGGGVTRLTLSDEDKAARDLLARWMTEAGLTVRIDDLGNMSGIRPGIEDAPPVYMGSHIDTVVRGGRYDGALGVMGALEVIRTLNDHNVQTRLPVALVNWTNEEGVRFEPATLCSGAVAGAFTRDFAYGIRDRNGLIFGEELQRIGYKGDESLRPLPASAYLELHIEQGPVLESVGKPVGVVGGIVGIIWSEVVVTGQSDHAGPSPMPLRKDALMAASTMISSIERLALDRDDITVATVGRIRVEPDTINTIPGRAVFSVDFRHPDGETIDSLSRELGKLGETVARNRGVDITVERIWTSDPTPFDPTVIAAIRTGCESLGLPYEELWSGAGHDAKHLADLVPTGMIFVRSAGGVSHAEIEYSTPEDITAGGDVLLQAALALAG
- a CDS encoding Xaa-Pro peptidase family protein, which produces MATAKRFDDVPMQNTLDDVPPISAEEIRGRQQRAREKASAAGLDGLLVVGRSFYDRPGDLAYLSGHFPPFPTTVFSEGNRGMGHAMLLLPVVGEPVLLTDARKHRPDLVVVDDVRAAGDLGLGLIDLLKETYLEDANIGLVGDDILPAAIDRQLLRELPGLTLDPEPNIVAEMRAIKSPGELDLLRRAARCADAALMTANAMIRRGGVTEREVCAEAIAAAMRAGADFVRYFRVHSGPWSAFGSRWPQAMDRRIEPGEIVALDAIGAYQGYGFDVNRTTVCGDASAETRRLLETTLEATNAAVEQIRPGVAVSTVVDAAVEVMQRGRYGDYFAGMMGHGIGLETVELPYLKVGEPTVLEPNMVLCVEPGLFIPEVAGAAIEQEVVVHAIGPSEIITPTPPNLWEWD